AGTGATCGCCCCAGCGACCAGGCCGGGGCGACCAGTAACAACTGTGATCCGACATCAAGGACCAGCATCCACAATACCCCCGACCGGTATTCGGTGGTCGAACAGATCCAAGTCGATGTTAAAAAAGGCAACGCCGCCATGGCCGAAAAGCGGGCCGCTGGTGACCCGAGTGCGAGCGCTGAACCGGAGGCGGATCAGGATGCCGCCGGTGATTCGAAAGTTGATGCTTCATCCGCTGGTGAGCCGCCGCCCGTCGGCAGTGATGCGCCTACCGATTTAGTGGACGGTGCGCGGCTGCTCGACGAGCTGCTAGCGATTCTGACTCGATATGTGGTGTTCCCTGACGCCGAGGCCGCCGTGGCCGTCGCGTTATGGGTGGCTGCTACCCATGCGATCGAGGCGTGGCACGCAGCACCACGGCTGATTCTCAACAGTCCACAGAAGCGATGTGGCAAAACCCGTGCGCTGGATGTGATCAGCGGGTTGTGTCACGCGGCCCTGATCACCGCGAACGCGAGAGCAGCAGCCATTTACCGCTCGATCGACGCAAAACGGCCACCGACGCTGGTGATCGACGAGGTCGACGCGATCTTCGGCACCAAAAGGGCCGCCGAGCAAAACGAAGACCTTCGTGCGCTGATTAATGCCGGGTATCAGCGCAACCGGCCAGCGTTGCGCTGCGTCGGGCCACGACACGAACCTACAGAGTTCGCCACGTTCGCCATGGCGGCTCTTGCGGGTATCGGTGCCATGCCCGACACCATCACTGATCGGGCCGTCAACATCACCATGCGCCGACGCAGCGCGAATGAGAAGGTCTCGCAGTTCCGTTGCCGTCGTGACGAACCGATGTTGCACGAAATGCGTGATCGGCTCGCAGAGTGGACGCTGGCTCACATCGAGGAGCTGGCTGCCGCCGAGCCCGAGTTGCCGGTCGACGACCGTGCCGCTGAAGAGTAGATCCTTTGGTCCACGGACGGGCGGTCAGCGCTCGACAAGGTCTCTAGTCGGCCAGCACCGGCAATCCGCTGACCAACTCTCCCGCGTCGATCTGAAGACCTTGGGCGATTTTCAAGATGTTGTGCAAACTGAGGTTGCG
The nucleotide sequence above comes from Mycobacterium vicinigordonae. Encoded proteins:
- a CDS encoding DUF3631 domain-containing protein, coding for MTDISDRPSDQAGATSNNCDPTSRTSIHNTPDRYSVVEQIQVDVKKGNAAMAEKRAAGDPSASAEPEADQDAAGDSKVDASSAGEPPPVGSDAPTDLVDGARLLDELLAILTRYVVFPDAEAAVAVALWVAATHAIEAWHAAPRLILNSPQKRCGKTRALDVISGLCHAALITANARAAAIYRSIDAKRPPTLVIDEVDAIFGTKRAAEQNEDLRALINAGYQRNRPALRCVGPRHEPTEFATFAMAALAGIGAMPDTITDRAVNITMRRRSANEKVSQFRCRRDEPMLHEMRDRLAEWTLAHIEELAAAEPELPVDDRAAEE
- a CDS encoding helix-turn-helix domain-containing protein, yielding MSQERASEIVGVHWTYLGQVERGRRNLSLHNILKIAQGLQIDAGELVSGLPVLAD